One Methanohalophilus mahii DSM 5219 genomic window carries:
- a CDS encoding DUF22 domain-containing protein, with protein MSAEVIQVVSRKKGEIVSKKVKAAPYEFTIATRARWEMVIADNDLEIRAGEYKKIPVREITLDPDTLAMPCAFTYHAVASVLKIASTEGACPVDKERTVRYAYVFGQTNGKIREGDLLGVLNVFPIMFTREAMTPTEVD; from the coding sequence ATGTCTGCAGAGGTAATACAGGTAGTTTCCCGGAAAAAAGGGGAAATTGTTTCAAAAAAAGTTAAGGCAGCGCCCTATGAATTTACTATCGCAACCCGTGCAAGGTGGGAAATGGTGATTGCGGATAACGACCTGGAAATCAGGGCAGGGGAATACAAAAAGATTCCTGTCAGGGAAATCACTCTTGACCCCGATACTCTTGCCATGCCATGCGCTTTCACATATCATGCAGTTGCTTCTGTTCTCAAGATTGCTTCCACTGAGGGAGCATGTCCGGTGGATAAGGAGCGCACTGTCAGGTATGCATATGTATTCGGCCAGACAAATGGAAAAATCAGGGAAGGCGACCTGCTTGGTGTCTTGAATGTTTTCCCGATAATGTTTACCAGGGAAGCAATGACTCCCACTGAAGTTGACTGA
- a CDS encoding bactofilin family protein → MQIRRFSVLLLLCVLLSIQPAFAFTSYDGEGDMEILQQIDDDVYAAGGNLQINSDINGDLVVTGGTITINGDISGDLIAAGGTIAIRGNIADDVRIAAGKLTISGNIGDDVIAGCGQIILEENATIGGDLTAGTDKAYLYGDVAGDVSGNFGNIILGGNVAGEVDVDTNKIQTLPDATIQGETITSTDRYAGQTESDENGYGFMDTVFWLLRYIMLLLTGWIILYLATNSIEDMTFHLTDKPIHKTIAGLLSLLGIVMGSIALTVTVIGIPLALLLFLILVFMLYCARIIAGLWLGKKLFELLGRTTTRWREMAVGIFILLLLGSIPYIGWIVYMVATLLSTGAIYYLLKEKVRHRPA, encoded by the coding sequence ATGCAGATCAGAAGGTTCTCTGTCCTGTTACTGTTATGTGTACTGTTGAGCATCCAACCTGCTTTTGCCTTCACATCATACGATGGCGAAGGGGATATGGAAATCTTACAACAGATAGATGATGACGTTTATGCTGCAGGAGGTAATCTGCAGATTAACAGTGATATAAACGGTGACCTGGTGGTTACCGGCGGCACCATTACCATCAACGGAGATATTTCCGGAGACCTGATAGCTGCGGGCGGTACAATAGCAATACGAGGAAATATAGCCGATGATGTCAGGATAGCAGCCGGGAAACTGACCATATCAGGAAATATCGGAGATGATGTCATTGCAGGTTGCGGCCAAATAATCCTGGAAGAAAATGCAACAATCGGAGGAGACCTGACAGCAGGCACGGATAAGGCATACCTCTACGGGGATGTTGCGGGCGATGTGTCAGGAAACTTCGGGAATATAATACTTGGCGGAAATGTCGCAGGAGAAGTGGATGTTGATACCAATAAAATACAAACCTTACCTGACGCCACCATCCAGGGGGAAACTATCACCTCTACAGATAGATACGCGGGGCAAACCGAATCCGATGAAAATGGATACGGATTCATGGATACTGTATTCTGGTTATTGCGTTACATAATGTTACTATTGACCGGCTGGATAATTCTCTACCTGGCAACAAATAGCATTGAGGACATGACCTTTCACCTCACGGATAAACCGATTCACAAGACTATAGCCGGCCTTTTATCATTGCTGGGAATTGTCATGGGATCAATTGCACTTACAGTAACAGTGATCGGGATACCTCTGGCACTGCTTCTATTCCTGATACTGGTGTTTATGCTTTACTGTGCAAGGATAATAGCCGGCTTATGGCTGGGAAAAAAACTATTCGAGTTGCTGGGCAGGACTACCACACGATGGAGGGAGATGGCAGTCGGCATATTCATACTACTGCTACTGGGAAGTATCCCATACATTGGCTGGATAGTCTATATGGTCGCCACTCTCCTATCAACAGGTGCAATCTATTATCTATTAAAGGAAAAGGTCAGGCATCGGCCTGCATGA
- a CDS encoding Maf family nucleotide pyrophosphatase — MRRIILASTSPRRRELLTQLIGDNFQVIPSAYNELMVEGLDPASRVLQHALEKGRDVAAKYPDSVIIAADTGISCGGKFLGKPAGKEDAISMLGMMSGRTVEVLTGIVVIDSENGIEESDIISTQVEMTNLSREEIIAYVKTGEPMGKAGAFAIQGLGAVLVEKIEGDFCNVVGLPLFRLSQMLKNKGVDVFGLMQADA, encoded by the coding sequence ATGCGCAGGATAATTCTGGCTTCTACCTCTCCCCGGCGCAGGGAGTTGCTTACACAGCTCATCGGGGATAACTTTCAGGTAATTCCTTCTGCTTACAATGAGCTCATGGTTGAGGGATTGGACCCTGCATCCCGGGTACTTCAGCACGCTCTGGAAAAAGGCCGTGATGTTGCGGCAAAATATCCGGATTCTGTGATAATCGCAGCTGACACGGGTATATCATGTGGCGGGAAATTTCTGGGCAAGCCTGCAGGTAAAGAAGATGCCATATCAATGCTGGGTATGATGAGTGGCAGAACTGTGGAAGTTTTAACCGGTATTGTTGTTATCGATTCGGAAAATGGGATTGAGGAAAGTGACATAATATCCACTCAAGTTGAGATGACGAATCTCTCCCGGGAAGAAATAATAGCGTATGTGAAAACCGGTGAACCAATGGGTAAAGCTGGTGCCTTTGCCATACAGGGGCTTGGTGCAGTGCTTGTGGAAAAAATTGAAGGGGATTTCTGTAATGTGGTTGGACTTCCCCTTTTCAGGCTTTCGCAGATGTTAAAAAATAAAGGTGTAGATGTATTTGGACTCATGCAGGCCGATGCCTGA
- the fpoA gene encoding F420H2 dehydrogenase subunit FpoA encodes MSGIVNSDIIYSYIPVAVFLVVSLLMPPMTMLIVKLLSPRSKGAEKYSTYESGSVPTGPARIQFNVEYYLYAIAFVLFDVVVLFLYPWAMIYRGSTGVDPTVAIVEMFVFISVFLFGYAFLWKKGALKWLKN; translated from the coding sequence ATGTCAGGAATTGTCAATAGTGATATAATATATAGTTACATCCCGGTTGCGGTGTTTCTTGTCGTCTCACTACTGATGCCACCAATGACGATGCTGATCGTTAAATTGCTCAGTCCAAGGAGCAAGGGTGCGGAGAAATATTCCACTTATGAATCAGGATCGGTTCCTACCGGCCCTGCACGTATTCAGTTCAATGTGGAGTATTACCTCTATGCGATCGCATTCGTATTGTTTGATGTCGTAGTCCTTTTCCTTTATCCGTGGGCTATGATATACAGAGGTAGCACAGGAGTGGATCCGACGGTAGCGATAGTCGAAATGTTTGTATTCATATCTGTTTTCCTGTTCGGTTATGCATTCTTATGGAAGAAGGGGGCCCTTAAATGGCTGAAGAATTAA
- the cofH gene encoding 7,8-didemethyl-8-hydroxy-5-deazariboflavin synthase subunit CofH, with the protein MKNTIPDDIIQQAYEGKVTKKNALRLLEVAPLQLFNLADKLRKQAVGDDVTYVVNRNINFTDRCIGNCGFCAFRNQENYLLEKSDILKKTKEAIDLGATEVCIQGGLLEDANLEFYQNILSSIKENYPDIHVHAYSPMEIFHLANKNRLSIESTIKRLKNSGLETMPGTAAEILSDRVREIICPGKLNTLQWENVITTAHRLGIATTATMMYGHVETKEERIDHILKIREIQQKTSGFSEFVLLPFMPYNNPIGEKMIQEGKYATGGMEDLQFYALSRILLHTHIPNIQASWVKLGKKLAQVALACGANDVGGTLMEEKISSSAGAKNGENMEVSEIKWLIHTAGRKPVQRNTLYETIEAGK; encoded by the coding sequence ATGAAAAACACGATACCTGATGATATAATACAGCAGGCATATGAAGGAAAAGTTACCAAAAAAAATGCCCTCAGGTTGCTGGAAGTTGCCCCTTTGCAACTGTTTAACCTTGCCGACAAATTACGCAAGCAGGCCGTCGGCGATGATGTGACATATGTTGTCAACAGAAATATCAATTTCACAGACCGATGCATAGGCAACTGTGGTTTCTGTGCTTTCAGGAACCAGGAAAATTACCTTCTGGAAAAATCGGATATACTCAAAAAAACAAAAGAAGCTATTGATTTGGGTGCTACAGAAGTCTGTATCCAGGGCGGGTTACTTGAAGATGCAAACTTGGAATTTTACCAGAATATTCTCAGTTCCATCAAAGAAAATTACCCCGACATACATGTTCACGCCTATTCCCCGATGGAAATTTTCCACCTTGCAAATAAAAATAGGCTTTCTATCGAATCCACAATAAAAAGGCTCAAAAACAGCGGCCTAGAAACTATGCCCGGTACTGCTGCAGAGATTCTTTCTGACAGGGTGCGCGAAATAATATGTCCCGGAAAACTGAACACCCTGCAGTGGGAAAATGTAATCACTACAGCCCACAGGCTTGGAATTGCAACTACTGCGACCATGATGTACGGGCATGTGGAAACAAAGGAAGAAAGGATAGATCACATACTGAAAATAAGGGAGATCCAGCAAAAAACCTCTGGTTTTTCCGAATTTGTACTTTTGCCGTTCATGCCCTACAACAACCCCATCGGCGAGAAGATGATACAGGAAGGCAAATATGCCACCGGTGGCATGGAGGATTTACAGTTTTATGCGCTCTCCCGGATCCTCCTGCATACCCACATCCCCAATATACAGGCAAGCTGGGTCAAGCTCGGAAAGAAACTTGCACAGGTAGCTCTTGCCTGTGGTGCCAACGATGTTGGAGGCACATTGATGGAAGAGAAAATCTCCAGCTCTGCAGGTGCAAAAAACGGGGAAAATATGGAAGTTTCCGAAATAAAATGGTTGATTCACACTGCCGGCCGCAAACCCGTACAAAGGAATACGCTCTATGAAACCATTGAGGCAGGGAAATGA
- the cofG gene encoding 7,8-didemethyl-8-hydroxy-5-deazariboflavin synthase subunit CofG, with the protein MPEYVTFARNVFIPVTNICRNNCHYCTFRREPSHPDAQLMGENEIGDILSLGKKAGCTEALFVFGEYAEEVPEYMEWLGQRGYSSTVDYVYKLCEMAIERGLLPHTNAGILTYEEMEFLKPVNASMGLMLETTARLSAHELSPGKEPDIRLAMIEDAGKLHIPFTTGILVGIGETRKNRINSLEAIAELQFKYRHIQEVIIQNFMPKPGTRMENIRPPSKEEMLDTVQLARNILPADVEVQVAPNLIDPYLLIKAGAKDLGGISPTTIDWINPEAEWPDVEKLKTMARDIPLKERLPIYPQYIRSEWYSKQLDGLINSLANSEGYRK; encoded by the coding sequence ATGCCAGAGTATGTCACATTCGCACGTAATGTATTCATTCCTGTCACAAACATCTGCAGGAACAATTGCCATTACTGTACCTTCCGTCGTGAACCGTCCCATCCTGATGCACAATTGATGGGGGAAAACGAGATAGGTGATATTCTAAGCCTCGGAAAAAAGGCAGGTTGTACGGAAGCCCTGTTCGTGTTTGGAGAATATGCCGAGGAAGTGCCCGAATACATGGAGTGGCTTGGACAAAGAGGCTATTCTTCAACTGTGGATTATGTCTACAAGTTGTGCGAAATGGCAATTGAAAGAGGACTGTTGCCCCATACAAATGCCGGTATACTGACCTATGAAGAAATGGAGTTCCTCAAACCTGTAAACGCAAGTATGGGCCTCATGCTTGAAACCACTGCACGCTTGTCTGCCCATGAGCTGTCACCTGGCAAGGAACCAGACATCCGCCTTGCCATGATAGAAGATGCAGGCAAACTACATATCCCGTTCACAACAGGCATCCTTGTAGGTATCGGTGAAACCCGCAAAAATCGTATAAATTCCCTTGAAGCCATTGCAGAGCTGCAATTCAAATATAGGCATATCCAGGAAGTAATTATCCAGAATTTCATGCCCAAACCTGGCACCCGGATGGAAAACATTCGTCCACCATCAAAGGAAGAGATGCTCGATACTGTACAACTGGCAAGAAATATCCTGCCTGCAGATGTAGAAGTGCAGGTAGCTCCAAACCTGATTGATCCTTACCTGTTGATAAAAGCCGGTGCCAAAGACCTGGGAGGAATATCCCCCACAACAATTGACTGGATAAATCCTGAAGCTGAATGGCCGGATGTTGAAAAATTGAAAACTATGGCAAGAGACATCCCATTAAAGGAAAGATTACCCATCTACCCGCAATACATAAGAAGTGAATGGTATAGTAAGCAACTTGATGGATTGATAAATTCCCTTGCAAATTCCGAAGGATATCGAAAATAA
- the fpoC gene encoding F420H2 dehydrogenase subunit FpoC, whose translation MDAEKIIDSLSSKFPEAISDTTTESERRISAYADADSIVEVCQYLKEELEFGHLCSETAVDLIQKNEIDVVYHIGSYDHPVVLTLKARLPRDNPQIESVVPVYWNANWYERETYELFGVQYKNHPDLRNLVLPDELLGDWPLRKDYEGFPQNTAKNLV comes from the coding sequence ATGGATGCGGAAAAGATTATTGATTCACTGAGCAGTAAATTCCCGGAAGCAATCTCAGATACAACTACCGAGTCTGAAAGACGCATTTCTGCATATGCTGATGCTGATAGCATTGTGGAAGTATGCCAGTATCTAAAAGAGGAACTCGAGTTTGGACATCTTTGTTCTGAAACAGCGGTAGATCTGATTCAGAAAAACGAAATTGATGTGGTGTATCACATAGGTTCCTATGACCATCCGGTAGTACTGACATTGAAAGCAAGACTTCCTAGGGATAACCCTCAGATTGAATCTGTGGTGCCGGTTTACTGGAATGCCAACTGGTATGAAAGGGAAACCTATGAGTTATTCGGTGTACAGTACAAGAATCATCCGGACCTGAGAAACCTTGTCCTTCCGGATGAATTGCTGGGAGACTGGCCTCTGCGTAAGGATTACGAAGGATTCCCCCAAAATACTGCTAAAAACCTGGTGTGA
- the fpoD gene encoding F420H2 dehydrogenase subunit FpoD, which yields MDTNVGPDEMLIHLGPQHVAQPGPFRLNVKVKGETVQDSEVEIGFIHKGIEKILENKTYLQGIPVVDRACYLAALTNEEAFVGCVEKLAGVEPTERSQYIRVIVEELSRIQSHLLGYAEYASFLGFVSMFMYPIAVREKVLELLEMTTGARITHSYLRFGGVRDDLPEGFEAKCKETFDYVRKGVEEWGELMKTDMIYRERAVGVGVLTPDIASDLGVSGPPLRATGVAFDIRKDDPYLVYDDLDFKVCTETAGDIDARIWVRIAEIYESMYIVEQALDQMPSGPLFPENLPYDRRSPVMRVPKGEVFYRVEDPRGEMGFYMISDGSDKPYRVKIRGPVYPTMQALPPLIKGTQLADVVAIAGSMDACTSEADR from the coding sequence ATGGATACTAATGTTGGTCCTGATGAGATGCTTATCCACCTGGGCCCTCAGCATGTTGCACAACCCGGACCTTTCAGGCTGAATGTCAAAGTGAAAGGTGAGACTGTGCAGGACTCTGAGGTCGAGATTGGTTTCATCCATAAGGGCATTGAAAAAATACTGGAAAACAAGACCTACCTTCAAGGTATTCCTGTGGTTGACAGGGCATGTTATCTTGCAGCTCTTACCAATGAGGAAGCTTTTGTAGGTTGTGTCGAAAAATTGGCCGGAGTCGAGCCGACTGAAAGATCACAGTATATCAGGGTTATAGTTGAAGAACTTTCCAGGATACAGAGCCATCTGCTTGGATATGCGGAATACGCTTCTTTCCTTGGATTTGTATCAATGTTCATGTACCCGATAGCTGTTAGGGAAAAAGTCCTGGAACTTCTTGAAATGACCACCGGTGCAAGGATTACGCACTCATACCTTCGTTTTGGTGGTGTACGTGATGATCTGCCGGAAGGTTTCGAGGCAAAATGCAAGGAAACATTCGACTACGTCAGAAAAGGTGTTGAGGAATGGGGCGAGTTGATGAAAACTGACATGATATATAGGGAACGTGCTGTAGGTGTTGGTGTACTCACACCTGATATAGCCAGCGACCTTGGAGTTTCCGGTCCGCCATTGCGTGCAACAGGCGTTGCTTTTGATATAAGGAAGGATGATCCCTATCTTGTTTATGATGACTTGGATTTCAAGGTTTGTACCGAAACTGCAGGAGATATTGACGCACGTATCTGGGTGCGTATCGCAGAAATATACGAAAGTATGTATATTGTCGAGCAGGCGCTTGATCAGATGCCTTCCGGCCCCCTGTTCCCGGAGAACCTGCCGTATGATCGCAGGTCCCCTGTCATGAGGGTTCCAAAAGGCGAGGTGTTCTACAGGGTTGAAGATCCAAGAGGAGAAATGGGATTCTATATGATCTCCGATGGTTCAGACAAACCCTATCGTGTAAAGATCAGAGGTCCCGTATATCCCACAATGCAGGCACTGCCACCCCTTATAAAAGGCACTCAGCTTGCAGATGTTGTAGCGATTGCGGGAAGTATGGACGCATGTACCAGTGAGGCGGATAGGTGA
- a CDS encoding NADH-quinone oxidoreductase subunit B — MAEELKEKSYEQPAVEEQVAEEENIPGVVTTTSQEINKFLQKTKAQDFINWGRKNSLWFMAQAMGCCGVEIIVTGMSPMDTDRFGIIPRNSPRQADVMIISGYVTKKYLPALKKLYDQMPSPKWVICMGDCSISGGPFYESYSTVQNIDEIFPVDVFIPGCPPRPEALIQGFLEIQKKIEAREDKGSGYDG, encoded by the coding sequence ATGGCTGAAGAATTAAAGGAAAAATCCTATGAACAGCCCGCTGTTGAAGAACAGGTTGCAGAGGAAGAAAATATCCCCGGTGTGGTAACTACCACTTCTCAGGAAATAAACAAATTCCTTCAGAAGACAAAGGCTCAGGACTTCATAAACTGGGGTCGTAAGAACTCTCTATGGTTTATGGCCCAGGCAATGGGATGCTGTGGTGTAGAGATTATTGTAACAGGTATGTCTCCTATGGATACCGATCGTTTTGGTATCATTCCCAGGAACTCCCCCCGACAGGCAGATGTTATGATAATCAGTGGGTATGTTACAAAGAAATATCTCCCCGCTCTCAAGAAATTATATGATCAGATGCCTTCTCCTAAATGGGTAATCTGCATGGGTGACTGTTCTATAAGTGGCGGTCCCTTCTACGAGTCCTACAGTACTGTACAGAATATAGATGAGATATTCCCGGTTGATGTTTTCATTCCCGGCTGTCCTCCCAGGCCTGAAGCATTAATTCAGGGCTTCCTTGAAATCCAGAAAAAGATTGAAGCCAGGGAAGATAAAGGATCAGGATATGACGGGTGA
- a CDS encoding 4Fe-4S binding protein, with product MRVNEKCVGCGQCTAFCKQDAIVVKGNAYITEKCTNCGVCAFYCPLKAIEAEK from the coding sequence ATGCGAGTCAATGAAAAATGTGTCGGATGCGGACAATGTACCGCTTTCTGCAAACAGGACGCCATTGTAGTTAAAGGAAATGCATACATTACAGAAAAATGTACCAACTGTGGCGTATGTGCATTTTACTGTCCCCTTAAGGCTATTGAGGCTGAAAAATGA
- the fpoH gene encoding F420H2 dehydrogenase subunit FpoH, with translation MFDIPANIFPWVKAIVGLALIGALFGAGMAAIWIERKLAGDIQERYGPNRVGPMGLLQLVADAIKLFTKEDIIPAKVDKILYIGAPIVIMMSVFLMLVAIPFGAVYINGVEYVLAATQMDISILYIEAVSAIAVIGIFVLGYGQNNKYAMMGTFRNFARMIGYEIPLGITIVSVAVMAGSLDVVEIVHAQSPIWYVFLQPIGFIVFFIAMMADMGRLPFDQNEAEEELQAGVFTEYSGMRFGLGFFAEYFHLILGSFLISLLFLGGWNLPGFVTDNIVLGIILPTLFLIAKATIVMMFIIMLRWAVPRFRIDQVVDLSWKKLLPLSLLNLGWAIALGLYLGA, from the coding sequence ATGTTCGATATTCCAGCAAACATTTTTCCATGGGTAAAAGCAATCGTTGGTCTTGCGCTTATAGGAGCTCTTTTCGGAGCCGGAATGGCCGCTATCTGGATTGAGCGTAAACTTGCCGGTGATATACAGGAAAGATATGGTCCCAACAGGGTAGGTCCAATGGGTCTGCTGCAGCTTGTTGCGGATGCAATCAAATTGTTTACAAAAGAAGATATAATTCCTGCAAAAGTAGACAAGATTCTGTATATCGGTGCACCGATTGTAATTATGATGTCGGTCTTTTTGATGCTTGTTGCTATTCCCTTCGGGGCTGTTTACATAAACGGTGTCGAGTATGTATTGGCAGCAACCCAGATGGACATAAGTATTCTCTACATTGAGGCCGTTTCTGCGATCGCCGTTATCGGTATATTTGTACTTGGATACGGACAGAATAACAAGTATGCAATGATGGGTACTTTCCGTAACTTTGCAAGAATGATCGGTTATGAGATTCCTCTGGGAATTACCATTGTAAGTGTTGCCGTGATGGCAGGCTCTCTTGATGTGGTTGAGATCGTCCATGCCCAGAGTCCCATATGGTATGTATTCCTGCAACCGATTGGTTTCATAGTATTCTTCATTGCTATGATGGCTGATATGGGTCGTCTTCCTTTCGACCAGAATGAGGCCGAAGAAGAACTTCAGGCTGGTGTTTTTACTGAATACAGTGGCATGAGGTTCGGTCTGGGATTCTTCGCAGAATACTTCCATTTGATTCTCGGTTCATTCTTGATTTCACTGCTTTTCCTGGGTGGATGGAATCTCCCTGGATTTGTAACTGATAATATTGTACTCGGAATAATCCTTCCAACACTGTTCCTCATAGCCAAGGCAACGATCGTTATGATGTTTATTATCATGCTGCGCTGGGCTGTTCCGAGGTTCAGGATCGACCAGGTGGTTGATCTTAGCTGGAAAAAACTCCTGCCCCTCTCCCTGTTGAACCTTGGATGGGCTATTGCATTAGGTTTGTATCTGGGAGCGTGA
- a CDS encoding phytoene desaturase family protein — MKINIIGAGLGGLLSAASLAIEGHEVEVFEKLPITGGRFTNIEYHGFSLSTGALHMIPHGSTGPLGNLLRKIGADVEIVPCKPMAMIRIPANGANDYKSGFKDISFNQYGSQFSMWNRLKLSILLITTRRWPPKNISFENWIRKYLNEDSAHKTANSFCGWALSLTNRDVPAEEAFEIFENLYRYGGTGIPMGGCKGVTDALVEIIRSNGGIIHKNTEVSRIIVKDNTARGVIANGKKHYSDIVISNIGHPFTRDLYESGTIDNAYEEKINNAKPSAGIKICLAADKPLIGHNGILLTPYCRRINGINEVTNTDPNLAPSGKHLVMAHQSVQQENIDKLEEEIEIGLQDLKEVFPNNKYEVILTQSYYDGWPVNRASSGSDIGNITPIDNLYVVGDGAKGEGGIEVEGVALGVMNTLDIIKQLYVE, encoded by the coding sequence ATGAAAATCAATATAATCGGAGCAGGGCTTGGCGGCCTTTTAAGCGCGGCTTCACTTGCAATCGAAGGACATGAAGTAGAGGTCTTTGAAAAATTACCCATTACAGGTGGCCGTTTTACGAACATCGAATATCACGGTTTTAGCCTGTCCACGGGAGCATTGCACATGATACCTCATGGTTCTACAGGCCCTCTGGGCAACCTGCTCAGGAAAATAGGTGCAGATGTGGAAATCGTACCCTGTAAACCAATGGCCATGATCCGTATACCTGCAAATGGGGCAAATGATTACAAATCCGGATTTAAAGATATATCTTTCAATCAGTATGGCTCGCAATTCTCCATGTGGAACAGGCTCAAGCTTTCAATCCTTTTAATTACCACCAGAAGGTGGCCTCCTAAAAATATTTCTTTTGAAAACTGGATTCGTAAATACCTGAATGAAGATAGCGCACACAAAACCGCCAACTCCTTCTGCGGCTGGGCACTGAGCCTGACAAACAGGGATGTACCTGCAGAGGAAGCTTTTGAAATATTTGAGAATCTCTACCGCTATGGAGGAACAGGCATCCCAATGGGTGGATGTAAAGGAGTTACGGATGCTCTTGTAGAAATAATTCGTTCAAATGGCGGGATAATCCATAAAAATACCGAAGTGAGCCGGATAATTGTGAAAGACAACACTGCCCGGGGAGTAATAGCAAATGGGAAAAAACATTACTCTGACATTGTAATAAGCAATATTGGCCACCCATTTACAAGAGATCTTTATGAATCAGGTACCATAGATAACGCTTATGAAGAAAAGATAAACAATGCCAAACCTTCTGCAGGAATTAAGATATGTCTGGCCGCAGATAAGCCATTGATTGGTCACAACGGGATTCTCCTGACACCTTACTGTCGCCGGATCAATGGAATCAATGAAGTGACTAACACAGACCCAAACCTTGCCCCCAGCGGGAAACATTTGGTAATGGCACACCAAAGTGTCCAGCAGGAAAATATCGATAAACTTGAAGAGGAGATCGAAATTGGCCTGCAGGATCTTAAGGAAGTCTTCCCCAATAACAAATATGAAGTAATCCTTACCCAGTCATATTATGACGGATGGCCCGTAAACAGGGCATCCTCTGGATCAGATATAGGCAATATCACTCCCATTGATAACCTTTACGTAGTTGGTGACGGGGCAAAAGGAGAGGGAGGTATCGAAGTCGAAGGTGTCGCCCTGGGGGTTATGAACACACTGGATATTATAAAGCAACTATATGTGGAGTGA
- the cofH gene encoding 7,8-didemethyl-8-hydroxy-5-deazariboflavin synthase subunit CofH, giving the protein MINEEIENRAENGLATKEDALQLLKENPFELFGLADRLRKESVGDDVTYVVNRNVYITNMCRGKCNFCSYNQQNGYILTIQEILERVETAYLAGATEICIQGGFLPELKLDFYLDIVRAIKEKYPDISIHGYSPMEINHAARVDGLSLEEAFSKLLEAGLGTLTGTSAEILCERVRNIICPEKITTEEWIDTVTSAHNAGLVTNSTIMYGHVETWEERIDHLLILRDIQQKTGKFTELVPLPFLPYNNKLGEKMIKKGIYGPGGIEDLKFYAIARVLLNKHITNIQASWVKLGNKLAQVALNCGANDLGGTLMEDQITVASGGINGEYLHPEEMQWIIKGIGRRPVRRDTYYRECK; this is encoded by the coding sequence ATGATTAATGAAGAGATTGAAAATCGGGCTGAAAATGGGTTGGCCACCAAAGAAGATGCCCTGCAACTCCTGAAAGAAAACCCCTTTGAACTTTTTGGCCTGGCAGACCGGCTTCGTAAGGAATCAGTCGGTGACGATGTAACCTATGTTGTGAATCGCAATGTGTACATCACCAATATGTGCAGGGGCAAATGTAATTTCTGTTCATACAATCAGCAGAACGGTTACATATTAACAATACAGGAAATCCTTGAAAGGGTGGAAACAGCATATCTTGCAGGCGCCACCGAAATTTGCATACAGGGAGGTTTCCTTCCAGAACTCAAACTTGATTTTTATCTTGATATCGTACGAGCAATCAAGGAAAAATATCCAGATATAAGCATTCATGGATATTCCCCCATGGAAATCAACCACGCTGCCAGAGTTGACGGTCTCTCTCTGGAAGAGGCATTCTCAAAATTGCTGGAAGCCGGATTGGGAACCCTTACAGGGACCTCTGCGGAAATCCTCTGCGAAAGGGTGCGAAATATTATTTGCCCTGAAAAGATTACTACAGAAGAATGGATTGATACAGTAACATCAGCACATAACGCAGGCCTAGTCACAAATTCAACCATCATGTATGGCCATGTGGAAACCTGGGAAGAAAGAATCGACCACCTACTTATACTCAGGGACATCCAACAAAAAACGGGCAAATTCACAGAACTTGTCCCTCTTCCATTTCTGCCCTACAATAACAAGTTGGGTGAAAAAATGATTAAAAAAGGAATATATGGCCCGGGAGGAATAGAAGATCTGAAATTCTATGCTATTGCACGCGTTCTTCTCAATAAACATATAACCAATATACAGGCCAGCTGGGTAAAGCTTGGAAATAAGCTTGCACAGGTAGCCCTGAATTGTGGTGCAAACGATTTGGGTGGTACACTTATGGAAGACCAGATCACCGTTGCATCAGGGGGGATAAATGGTGAATACCTGCACCCCGAAGAAATGCAATGGATCATCAAAGGAATCGGGCGCAGGCCTGTCAGACGTGATACATATTACAGGGAATGTAAATGA